The sequence GCGGATAAGAGAGAGTTTCCTTCCTCCCTTTTAGAACTAGGTTtgtagagatatatatagagaagagtcCTCCACCAAGATAAGTATCCCTAGAGATAAGTATAccaatataagtctatctaatataTAAGATTATAGGTATCcttatctccaccaaatatATCCcgtaaataactcttaatataaatcttaataataatacaaaattactaaaatgtcCTTTAAGTAAATAGTAGAATTAGGCTAGCCCAACAGATAGCAAGTCCACGTGTTTTAATCTTGGGCTTTGACATGAATATGTCcaattaagtttcttttttattattttctctatatttttctctcttggttaatattatatgaaaatagacaattaaactTAAGTGAGGTATAAAcacttatttttatcatattatgtATAGAAAACATAccattaaaactctaaaataccgtaaataaatatatataatttggacctaTCATAACCTAAAAAGATCCTAACCATATCATCTATGTACTCTTGGGtgagtttttaaaataatatagttttacctatttaaagaaaaaaataattatatcttccgttaaaaaaaattatctaaaatttaaaccgttaaattaaattttacaaataatttataactttaaaaataattgaatctgaaatgcaaataaatacatatttattttatatgatattaaatgtTCAAAGATTGAATTCTGAATTTTTGATAATAGAAGTTTTAATATCATGTTATAGTCgaaaaatttaagttattaaacAAGTACcgaaatattttatataattaacatcTTATACTTCGACTGTTGTGCATCACAAGGGACGCATGTATTTATATGAAGATAAATATATGCTAGATGGTGACAGAATTAAACCTATCTATCATAACTCATCAAAGAATAATGAGGTGGAATATACACATGGAAATTGCCTTGTCCACACAAATAGTGGTACCAAATTCCATCCAAATCCTTTTATCCTTTCTAATTCATTCTTGTTCCATGGGTATGAATGGTAAATTAGtagtatataaaaattaaaaatgggTTGTAAAAaggtaataagaaaaatgactcTTCTTTATATAGGTTGGGTTAGATTGGATATGGAAATCTACTCATGAACCCTCTTATTGATATTTTTggattatttataaatttctttttttcttaaagtcTCAAAAAAATTTTTATCTTCAAACTAAATAAGTTTGCaaaatacaatttttatttgtaaaactatattttttctttaaaatgccaaaaaattcacaaaaataaaaaacagtattttttcaaaaaaaaaatgacataactatttattaaaaaataaaaaatacaattttatttttgcattttttcttatactctttttttctttactcattttttcaattttaaaaattataacctatattatcaatataattatatttttttaaaatatactatagttttagttaattataaaatatatttaaaatcttgaaGCTCTAAAATTATCGCGGTGACATGCTTTAACCACTATTTGTCTTGGGTGCttcctaaattttaattatttattgaattataattgtaaataactatctttttaaattaaaacatcAATTTGTAAAGCAATTGTGACATATattcaaaaacaaaagaacaaaaagagaacAAATGAATCAACAAATGTTTAGACCATCATACTTACTCCTTTTTGTCACTCTCACTTACTCCTTTTTGTCACTCTCAAGATtcattatttagatttttgttatttatttttcttttcaataaaatcattttttgaTTGATTAATGAATTTAGGGAGGGtttgattgattaataagtaattttcATCCTCCAATTCTAAAgcttaactttttttttctgctTTCAAAActatattcatttataaatttatataatcactatttaaaaaaaatatatattattagcaattaaaaactctttaaaatataatttaaatttgaaatcttagagttttgaaattagTTTTAGTATTAACAACATAAAACTTATTGATGTTTAtcaattcttcttttttttctatttttctatttttgttattgataaaatttagttCATCGTTGATCATCTTTTAAATCAGCAATTCTTTACTTATTACATaacttttgaagaaattttctAGTTACAGTAGCTTTTGAAAAGCCTATCTTATATAACTAAGAGTGAGCAAAGAAATCAAACCGGTCGGAAACGAACATCACGTGCTTCAATCAATAGaaagtaaattataaagatatttaataaattaaatatataaaatttaaatttcaaggTGAAACTTGAAAAGTTTCAGTTTGACAATCAATATTTATGTCTCTAAATAAGTATCTTTAAAGCTCACACACAAGAACTAAGAAATATACAATATTAAATAGTctcaattataataaaatataattgtatatgagtaaaatatcaatttattaaaatacataaaaaaattataaaattctttttcactttggtgattttattttttattttttcttcctaCTCCATTGatactctctctctcacaatgaataaaaataaaattagaaaaaaagtaattaatactCTATTAGttgcttaaaataaaataaaaaaaaattttaagcgaaataattttcttttaagtgACGCTTATATCATAATGGAGAAAGTAATATTATAGAGAAAATGAATAgctgatacgaactcgaaccggatacgttcaaacaccaagataagtaatggtgaaaaaatcaaactgataaatgctctccctatttaagaggaagcacccttaccaataagttcgaatttgtcgccccaaaatctaacttgaaagtttgcaattgattatggaactaacaaacttagcaatagaactactaagccctttagttataaatagatgaagaatgttcaaacaactcaagaaactaataaaaagttaattgattgatcaaacatgtagatgtgaaactaaatcaaacaagttaatttaatctcaagaaatttaataaagaacaccttaaggaataagagttaacaactcaaataaaacttcattcagaaatgtatattgatcttttgtgctttagccgaaatacatagctctatttatagagtcttgaaacgattctaaccctaaaaggactaagagataagcaataaagaatcaaaccctaaaagacttctaatgtgcggctgcctctttctctaagcataagtggtggctgccctagggttaggtgagacctccaatgcttctagaaaccctaatgtgcggcccaatgcttctagaaaccatAGAAAAACCTATTGACTTTGATCCttgatctttgaccttgagCTTGTTCCATGACtagaagtttaagcttcattaatagcaattaatgttactatcttcaaggcattgttattttcattaaaaacaccatcattagccatcttcaaaacatgctccaagtaagaatttaaggcttgtttgaactttttactccttgctcgtgtcattggtcctccataggctagtggatccatgctagttgacttagatacatccttggttgcatcaatagctaaatagtttaattaaaaattcatcaaaatttagtttaataataactaaataaaaaaatatgtaaacaAAAGATACTTGTTATACAAATTTGTTGAATGAAATTTATCATGTTTACATTCACAGAAATAAACAAGTGCATTGTGACACATAATTATatcacaataaaaataattaagaagtataaaaataaaaaaaaatattttcatcaaaaatttcttttaggtcatatatgcttttttttaataaatttaatacaataatataaaaataaaatattaaactgatAATACATCAAGAAGCATCAAAAGAATTTCACCAGAGAGAAAGTGatgctaataaaattatagagataaaattaagagaaataaagaaaaaaagaattgtaagttaaatttatttataataataacaataataaaattaaaataatttactaaatttgagtactaataatactaataataataaaaactaaggtctataataataataataataataatatttttaaaataagtttattattaaaaattattaaattaacactAATTAGGTAAATAGGTGGATAAGAGTTTACATGGATTATATAAATTTGGGTACCCATATAAACTTTAAATGAGTTATTATGGATAAATAGATTATTTAAGACACGTCCTTTTCCTATTCAATTCACATCCATTTGTCACTTCTTGACAAAGCATAATTTGTTTTTAGACATTTTTTACTCACAATTTATTATATCATACAAATTTTATATGGAAGAAAACAAATTGTTTTGAACTAGTAAAGCTTCCTatttcagaaaaagaaaacctacTAAAGCTTCCCGAATGAAAGCCATTCAAGTAAGAAAAGAGTACTGATGAATATAACAGTGTTTCCTTttctacttattttttatttgagagAAATTGATTAGATATTCTCCaatcataagaaaaaaaatctgatACGCAGCGGTCCTGACGAAGAGATAACACAACAATTTGCATAATGCCAAaagcttatatatattatatatatataaatttaagagaaaaaatagaaactgGGGACCTCTCTCCACTATAAATTAAAGAGGATGATCATCCATGCTAAAACCATCTCTTGCTGTCTTCTTCAGTTGCTCATTCTGTAAGTTATAAAAGAAAtccttataatttaaaatatcactTTTTATACATAGTTGTTTCTATTGCTACATATCTATCGTAATTCATATTCTcgttttattatcttattcaTACGAAAGATTTCTTGCTACAAGGGCTAACTATTGTCTTTGTCATGCTAAGGGGGTTGCatgaattttgatttatttgatTTGTGAGTAAGCTACATTTTAACCATCCGTTGATACTTTAACAGTTACCCgtaaagaatttgaaaaaagctTCTCAATGAAAGGAAACATGAAGGTGTGGCTTCTCTTGGCAACATGGTTTTACTGCTGGACTGTTGCGTTTGGATCTCGATCCGACAGGATTTTCCCCATAACAGCAAATGGTAATGACAAACTTGGCTACCCAATGGTGAGCTTGGCCACTGACACCGTCGACGAGGATGTCTATTCTGCTTTTCTAAACAACTTACGAAAGCAATTGGAAAGTGGAACAACAAGCTATTCGATACCAGTGCTGCGTGCCCAAGTGGCTCCTAGCAGCGACCAACGGTTTGTTTTGGTTAAGCTTTTTAATCCAGAACGCTCTACAACAATGGCAATAGATGTCATCAATGCATATTTGGTTGGCTTTAAAGTGGACGAAACTAATTCTTATTACTTTAACGATATTGTGAACGATGTATATGATGCTAATCCTCtgaaaacaacaaagaaaaccAAGCTCCCATTCGGAGGTAGCTATCCTGCTCTAGAAAATTCAGGAGCATTTAGAGAGCAAGTACCGTTGGGAATTACACAATTAAATGATGCTGTCTTCACATTGTACAAATATGCTACCAGTGCTGCCACGGCAAATCAAGCTGCTCGGTCTCTTCTAGTTGCTGTCCAAATGGTCTCAGAGGCTGCGCGATTCAAGTACATTGAGCAAGTATTGgtggataatttcttttatcttgaTACTGAAAGAGGGGACTTAGTCAGTCTTGAGAACAATTGGAAAGACCTCTCCGATGCAATCCAGAAATCTAGAAGTGGAACTTTTCCCAGAATAGGATTGCAAGATGAAAACTACCAGACCTATTATGTGACTACAGTTGCAGAGGTAAGACCCAAGATGGGACTCTTGTTGTACTACAAACCAACAGTGTTTTCCCCATACGTTGAAGAACTCATCAAAAAGTTCTTGCCAATGCATTAATTACTTTGTGTAAACTCTGCGGCATATCTACAAATTAAAAGTGGTCATCTCTCCCAATTGTATGAACCATAAAGATCAATGTACGCAGCTCAATAAGAATAATCTTGTGAACCATAATTACATTTGtttggaattgaattattagtCTAGAGACTAATTGTCCAATGCTAATCAACTCTCCCAATtgcatttcattttcttaaaaaaaggGCTACATTAAAcctattcaaaaaaatttaaaagttaaattgacagtaaaatcttaaaatggCCAAATTGAATATAACTGTAAAGTTCGAAATCCAAATATAACCTCATTCCATTTATAAATACTCCCAACTGAAGTCTTACTACATGGACAGCCTAATAATTCCTTACAtgagtaattttataataattaattaaataatatttttctatagaATATATGCCATTATTTCTGtcacttttaattattatataaatgtttaattagtttgcttatatactaaatcattactcaaactttttttttaaattgcaaattttaagCATCTCTATTCGGACTTAATATGGTAATAAGTCTATGGAACTATTAGAacattatttcaaatttgaatctctatttctttcttttttagtttcaTATTAACAGATTGTTAGTCTAGAaactaattatcaaattttattgtcattgataaaataaatattatcacgaataattaaattctcgtttttttttgtttttaaaattgtaattttattgaataattttttgatttccAATGAAATATGGTCTTTTATTTGAAGATCAGTTAATGTGATATTTAACGTAATATCTAGTGAGTcactaattattttacaaatcaaaaagtataataaggttattttagaatgttataaaaatgaatgagATTAACTAGAAAAATCtaactttcttaattatgcataaattaaaaatgaattagcaatttagaaaatgaattaaataatattccattctttttcttttgagcaaaagaaaaaatctatTCATTAAGAAGTTGAAGACCATAGTTTTACATCGGTTGAGCAAGAATGTCAGCACCTTGTGGAACATCTCCACGAAAATGAGTTCCATACTGATGGATTGTGCCAAATGAGCAAAGAAAAGGGCCATAGAATTTGCATTCCTACTTGCGTAAATGAACTGTCTAATATCAAGCAATTAGACATAATCTGTAATGTCGTCCACAATCAATTCGTACAACAATTCTGTATAGATGACTTTTAGTTAGGTGTATTTAGGCTTGATCCTGCAAGGTAAAAAGAGTAAGAAGACAATGCCAGTCGGAAATTTCTAGAAAAGGaggaaatgaagaaaagaacaaagggTTTAAGGGTTTTTTTACTTGATTCTTCTCTTCGGATTCTATATTTTTTGAGACAAGGATAGGATTTTAGGGGATCTTTACTCCGAGTGGTCCatccttctccttcttcctCATTGGCTACTTTTCCTGACACAATGGCCTTCCTATTGGCTGCTAGTTAGAGCTGTTCATGGGCCTGGG is a genomic window of Ricinus communis isolate WT05 ecotype wild-type chromosome 2, ASM1957865v1, whole genome shotgun sequence containing:
- the LOC8270302 gene encoding ribosome-inactivating protein gelonin; translated protein: MLKPSLAVFFSCSFFTRKEFEKSFSMKGNMKVWLLLATWFYCWTVAFGSRSDRIFPITANGNDKLGYPMVSLATDTVDEDVYSAFLNNLRKQLESGTTSYSIPVLRAQVAPSSDQRFVLVKLFNPERSTTMAIDVINAYLVGFKVDETNSYYFNDIVNDVYDANPLKTTKKTKLPFGGSYPALENSGAFREQVPLGITQLNDAVFTLYKYATSAATANQAARSLLVAVQMVSEAARFKYIEQVLVDNFFYLDTERGDLVSLENNWKDLSDAIQKSRSGTFPRIGLQDENYQTYYVTTVAEVRPKMGLLLYYKPTVFSPYVEELIKKFLPMH